One part of the Denticeps clupeoides chromosome 16, fDenClu1.1, whole genome shotgun sequence genome encodes these proteins:
- the dctn6 gene encoding dynactin subunit 6 has translation MADLTANQNQKSVKIAAGAVVCVESEIRGDVTIGPRTVVHPKARIIAEAGPIIIGEGNLIEEQALITHRYPENISETEWVEAKTMIIGTNNVFEVGCVSQALKIGDNNVIESKAKVGKNVILTSGCIIGSCCHVNTCEVIPENTVIYGSGCMRRVQTERPQPQTLQLDFLMKILPNYHHLKKTVKGNSTLAST, from the exons ATGGCTGATCTGACTGCGAATCAGAACCAGAAAAG CGTGAAAATTGCTGCTGGGGCGGTGGTTTGTGTGGAGAGCGAAATTAGGGGAGATGTGACTATCG GACCAAGAACCGTGGTTCATCCAAAAGCGCGCATTATAGCGGAAGCTGGACCGATTATCATTGGAGAGGGGAATTTGATAGAAGAGCAAGCCCTTATCACACACAG ATATCCAGAAAACATTTCAGAAACCGAATGGGTGGAGGCCAAAACAATGATAATAGGAACTAACAATGTTTTTGAAGTTGGGTGTG TATCACAGGCTCTGAAAATTGGAGACAACAATGTCATTGAATCCAAAG CTAAAGTTGGTAAGAATGTGATTCTGACCAGTGGGTGCATCATTGGCTCATGTTGCCATGTGAACACATGTGAGGTGATCCCAGAGAATACAGTTATTTATGGATCTGGATGCATGAGGCGGGTCCAGACTGAGCGGCCTCAG ccacaaacactcCAGTTGGATTTTCTCATGAAGATATTACCCAATTACCATCACCTAAAGAAGACTGTCAAAGGGAATTCAACTCTTGCCAGCACATAG
- the uraha gene encoding 5-hydroxyisourate hydrolase, giving the protein MKTHRILHISNHILTANKGADMAALPSSPLSTHVLNTGLGIPAVQIALSLHFVDKSTGNWSLLNTGLTDADGRCPGLISEASFIPGVYKIRFETEQYWKNLGEDCFYPYVEIVFRVTNPFQKLHIPLLLSRFSYCTYRGS; this is encoded by the exons ATGAAAACTCATCGCATTTTGCACATCAGTAATCATATACTGACTGCAAACAAG GGTGCAGATATGGCAGCTCTTCCTTCAAGCCCCCTGTCAACACATGTGCTCAATACTGGACTTGGTATTCCTGCAGTCCAGATCGCACTTAGCTTACACTTTGTTGACAAAAGTACAGGCAACTGGAGTCTGCTCAATACCGG GTTGACAGATGCAGATGGACGCTGTCCTGGCCTTATTTCTGAAGCTTCTTTTATTCCTGGAGTGTATAAAATACGCTTTGAGACAGAACAGTACTGGAAGAACCTGGGTGAAGACTGCTTCTACCCATATGTTGAG atagtCTTCAGAGTAACTAACCCGTTCCAGAAGTTACATATCCCACTTCTTCTTAGTCGCTTCTCATATTGCACTTACAGAGGAAGTTAA